One window of Chamaesiphon minutus PCC 6605 genomic DNA carries:
- a CDS encoding pentapeptide repeat-containing protein has translation MDRDELRQRYSKGRKNFTGLNLSGLDLCYLQMPCADLSNSNLSNTKLTSANLEVANLSRVNLENADLKWINIARANLNQANLRGVNMSSLNLGTANLEEANLEGASLFNIRLGGTNLTGANLSNTDLKRAWLNKVSLRNANLTGADLTGANLQGSDLTGANLTDAKFDGVCWLQVQIDPSLLPEKDALIWRISNQGVDNLHSIDLSNTDLRSVNLQNTDLSDTNLCKANLLFANLSGANLTGANLSSANLAQANLTNTNLTDVNLTNAQLCKTNFSSANFQNIQFNGTSFFNANLVGTINVPPSILSTSIIPLNHPDTHLLNEIRDVTEELTCRSEKDDPYEIFIWNTIDKGKFTLEKLLRAIAYLIPTSIDNLQRISPDTDKLTKAYQFLLSAIEEQLTDIELWQLETESIGDVSYARPCIVIGRTLDGDWLGVTTQVMSVLQIEINTDEKFYVNDRGAVKPENQKLISILDRVLPEANKLLPDSEATEQIIWSLAENRDDMLQNLLLSTKHFGVKDIRGGEYLFQRTDVEDNEVDRRESFATLVIDNLDDVRVYFIGGCNVDIYLLGKTKNHDWIGIQTGVTWT, from the coding sequence ATGGATCGTGATGAACTTCGGCAGCGATACTCAAAAGGTAGAAAAAACTTTACGGGTTTAAATCTATCTGGTTTAGATCTCTGTTACCTTCAAATGCCCTGTGCTGATTTAAGCAACTCTAATCTCAGTAACACGAAACTTACATCAGCGAATTTGGAGGTTGCTAATTTAAGTAGAGTAAACCTAGAAAATGCAGATCTGAAGTGGATTAATATTGCGAGAGCTAATCTCAATCAAGCCAATCTTCGAGGTGTTAATATGTCAAGCCTGAATTTGGGAACGGCAAACTTAGAAGAAGCTAATCTAGAAGGAGCTAGTTTATTCAATATTAGACTAGGTGGTACTAACTTAACTGGAGCTAATTTAAGCAATACGGATCTGAAACGTGCTTGGCTTAATAAAGTCAGTTTACGAAATGCTAACTTGACAGGAGCAGATCTAACTGGTGCTAATCTTCAGGGATCTGACTTAACTGGTGCTAATTTAACCGATGCAAAATTTGATGGTGTTTGTTGGTTACAAGTTCAGATCGATCCGAGCTTACTTCCCGAAAAAGATGCTCTAATCTGGAGAATTAGCAATCAAGGGGTTGATAATTTACATAGTATCGATTTGAGTAATACAGATTTGCGAAGTGTAAACCTTCAAAATACAGATTTGAGTGACACAAATCTATGTAAAGCTAATTTACTATTCGCAAACTTGTCTGGAGCCAATTTGACTGGAGCAAATCTATCCAGCGCAAACCTTGCACAAGCAAATCTTACTAATACCAATCTCACAGATGTTAACTTAACAAATGCTCAACTATGTAAAACTAACTTTAGCTCTGCTAATTTCCAGAATATTCAATTCAATGGCACTTCGTTTTTCAATGCCAATCTTGTAGGTACGATTAACGTACCTCCATCCATATTATCAACTTCTATAATTCCTCTAAATCATCCTGACACACATCTACTAAATGAAATTCGTGACGTGACAGAAGAATTAACTTGTAGATCGGAGAAAGACGATCCTTATGAAATATTTATTTGGAATACGATCGACAAAGGTAAATTCACACTAGAGAAGCTACTTCGGGCGATTGCATATCTAATACCTACTAGTATTGATAATCTACAACGTATTTCTCCTGATACGGACAAGCTAACAAAAGCCTACCAATTTCTACTTAGTGCTATTGAAGAACAATTGACAGATATTGAACTATGGCAACTTGAAACTGAATCAATTGGAGATGTTTCTTATGCAAGACCATGTATTGTCATTGGTCGAACGCTCGATGGGGATTGGTTGGGAGTTACAACTCAGGTAATGTCAGTATTACAAATAGAAATTAACACAGATGAGAAGTTTTATGTAAACGATCGAGGTGCAGTAAAACCAGAGAATCAGAAATTGATTTCTATACTCGATCGAGTATTACCTGAAGCAAATAAGCTTTTACCTGACAGCGAAGCAACCGAGCAAATTATATGGTCATTAGCAGAAAACCGTGATGACATGCTTCAGAATTTACTTTTGTCAACTAAGCATTTTGGGGTAAAAGATATTAGGGGTGGCGAGTACTTATTTCAGAGAACAGATGTAGAAGATAATGAAGTGGATCGGCGTGAATCATTTGCAACACTAGTGATTGATAATTTAGATGACGTTCGTGTTTACTTTATTGGAGGGTGTA